taatatattaaaattaatatattttaaaggaaaaaaaaatgaattgataaCCGACAATGATAGTTTTAGTTTCATGGATATgattctgaaaaaaaattatatgaattgaTAACCGACAATGATAGTTTTAGTTTCATGGATATGAttctgaaaaaaattatattaaaaatcaataatatatttttaatttattattaatcggttgttttctttttatatttactagtacgcatgtatatatattttttataataaaaaataataaaattaataataatagtttattattataattctaaaattaataagtattttttaattaaaatttattaaattttaaaaaatgttaaagtgAGAAAATtcgttaaattaaaaaagtagtcATTTTAAAACGTAAAATTGGTATagctataattttaatttaaattttttttatttaaagaataaaactaaaagaatgtAGACACCAAATGTACCCTATATATAAGTATAgatgaaaaagttaaaagaaaaatattgtttctTAAAAAGTTACATGAAATActtagatattatttttatctcttctGACAGAAGAAATAGAGAAATTCTTCcatgtttctttttgtttttacttttaccGAGACAGGTCAGATAATCAATCTCAAttagttttggttttgttttttaattatgaaaagttAAAGTCAAACGAGTCTTTCTGTCTTTGTCGCTTTATCATCACTACATGAAAAAATGAATTCAGCCAAAAAGttatccatttttattttaattttcgcCAAAGTAAAGCTAAAttctttttcacaaaaaatcTCCTTGCACTTTCATTCTGAAAATTAGACTCCCAAAACATCCTTGAAATAAAGTGTTTCGTGATGATAGATATATGCAGTtagaattgattttaaaaaattgaaaattcaaagattcaaaacacagaaaaaaaaaacataaaaatgacaatatattatttttatctaaccGAAGAATTTCTTATTGTTATATGTTGAAATAGTAAATATGACCATGAAtgactatatttttatatgaattaaagaaagtaattactaataatatgtttattgttttaaattaaacattaaataaactaatagaatttaaatttcacaaatatttgaatatcaaattttaataattttaaaagagataattaattttgatttaaaaataagtgtttatatgtttatttattaaagcaGTCAAAATGAAACTTATttattctaaaagaaaaattaatataacaagattaaatatgaaattaagtatatatgtttatatatttgcTTCTTATGAAagtaaattgataaaaatgtaGATCGTTATAAAAgtagagtgaaaaaaaaaatggaagttaTAAAGAAAGAACTAACCGAGTGACCCACCATCTGTTAACACAACCACTTCGTTTGGCCTATGCTTCCAACTTTAAACATCATTCACCAACATCCACCAAATATATATAGGACGCAATTCATAgcctttaaatttatttaatttcagtataatcttttaacaaaataaaaataaaacgcCTATGAGACcagttaacaaaaataaataaaaaatgttatttcaatagacatttatttttaagataatagTATTTGATATTATCTGTCActgtcttttatttattttaggaaatacaaaatttaaccGTTTGTTAAgacatttttaatttcttttaattttcaaatgtttTGTCTTAATTAACTTAATCAGAATTCTTAATTATAGGCTCCGATTCTTGTTGTGATCAATATCCATAAAAAAACATTGTCTGTGACTGTTTAccattaaattatgtttttttaaactatttgaAATTAAAGAATGTTTGAAAAATTCTGATTAGACTTTCTCCTATTATTGGTGTGGTTAAGCATAATGAGAGTCATATAGTGTAAGATGTGATGGCTCTTCATTATCACACTAAACAAACAGGTGACtattgattgaatttttgaGTTACATTTTAATTCCAATTAAAAGTTCAACCCAATGGTTCATCTGAAAGATGTTTCAGATGAAACTTTAGGACAatgacaattaaattttaacaaaattttattataatttgagataatattttttaaatgatattaaaatataaaaaaatgaaaaagtggaATAATGaaaatcacttaaaatatattattttatattataataaaaaattattaaaattcagttattaaaaaatcatcttcctaattttataaaatacacaaGTAAAATCCTAGATTACTTGTTCAAACAACTCGAAGAGTCAACAAGTTTTAAATGACATGAAACAAATGAACGGATAGTCGACATTACTTActgttggttttgttttttcattctaGTGTATAATGTGCATTGTCGATTATTGATGATTAAAAAACGTTATGAAgttaaatatagaaataatcCTTAACTATACATGATTGCAGCTATAAATGCAGTTGTGGTGCAGTACCAGTGAGATTTAAATTGGCATACGAAAATTCAGACTATGAACTTGAATAAGCTTCCATGTTTATGTTGGTGCAAACAGCAAACAAAGAAGTATTCCTCATTTAACGGTTATAAGAAGTCGAAACCAACGTTGGAGAAATGTCTTAAATCCTTGTGTGTACGACGATGGTGGACCCCTCATTACAAATTAAACatgtaaaacaatttttgaaTGATGGCTCAAAAAGCGCTCCGGTTGTCTCTGCTTTTGAGAAGAAAGACAGAAAAACAGACTGAGAAAGAGTGTCACACAGTGCCTGTATATCTTTACACTACACTGTACATTACTAGTGTGTGTTCTTTTCATCTTTAGGGTTTCTCAACTCTTACTTACCCTGCTTTTCCCACtatttgtttttcgttttcCTCTTCTCTTAAGTCTCCTTCTTTCCCATTTTCTTTCTCCATATCGCACTAAAGCCTTTTTTATTTTGGTCATTCCCCCcaccattttcattttcctttatttttgtcTCTGTTCTCAAAAGGGTTTGATTCCCTTTTAAGAACGACCTCGGATTCTCGTGGAAGTTTTTGTCTTTGTCTTGTTCTGTAGTGTGTTTTCAGTTTTCAAGTTTTGACCTTCCCCGACTTCAGTATATAGTTCGTGTGGCTTCAATCTTGGAAGTTAGCACCACTGTGAAAATGACAAGCACCAAACTGGAGTTGCATGTCGGGATTTTTGTCACCTGCGTCGTGATTCTCGCAGGGACCTTCTGTGTTGGAGATACTGATGTGGTTGATGGTATTGCGAATAGTCTTCTTGTTTCGTAGCTTTATTTCCATATTATAAATATGATGCTTCGTTTACTTCTTAGGGAAGGTACAATCAAACCGAAGAAAAATAGCaagaaaataagtaaatgaagttctatttctttttcatttattattttaacttttaacttttttgtttttttagcaTACAATGTTCGAAATTTCGCTGGGGGAAAGTAAATTTTACAGTCATTTCTCTGCGTAGTCATGTTTGCCTTCCATTCAAATTGGATGGTTACTCTCACTtgattaaatattatgtttttgtgCTTCTAATAAGCACAGGTTACAGAAACTAATCTGTTTCAAGGTGTGTCATGGTTACAGTTGGTGCAATCAATAGTCTATATGTTTCTCTGGGGTCGCCACCACTTCAAGGGTGGAAATCCGTGGGAGGAGATCCATGTTTAGAACTGTGGCAAGGTGTCGCTTGTGTCTTCTCCAACATAACTGCTATGTATGTCTATCCTCCCTTTCTTAAGTTGGTATTGGTTtcaattttgttattgttttcataTTCTAGGTAATTGGTTTCAAATGCCAAAGGATAGTGTTACATTTGGGGTTGCATTGCATAAGTTATTTGATTGATAGTGTTGAATGTGAACACCTCGGATAAGGCTGAGTGGAATTTATATTTGACAGACACCTTGGAAGCATGAATTTGGGTGGACAGCTGGGCAGCAATTTGAATTTCCCATCCATTTTAGAACTGTAAGTGGTGCCTTTTGAGATAATTGTACCTGTGCTGATTTCTCATGCAAACATTTTTTGCTTTTCAGAGTTACTCGATTCAACAGTATTTATGTCACATATATACTTGTGTCCACTGTGAATACTGCCCAGTGCACATATATAATGGTTACTACCTCAAAATTATGTAGACTAGGCTCATATTTGCTCAAAGTCACTGGTTATAAAGTCAGTTTTGTTTAGATTAAATCGGAAAAATTAGCCCTTGACAAGTAATTGTGTAATTGTTAGTATTCGCACTAGAAAACCTCATGAAGCTTTCTTGTTTCACCTTTCCAGGGATCTTAGTAACAACCACATTGAAGGGCCTATTCCATTTACTTTGCCCCCTACTCTGCGGAGCTTGTATGTTATCATTATGATCTTGAAATTCATGATTTTACAGCAGTGTTTACTAAATGATCTGTTGATAAATGCATATCTACCAGAATACTTAACTACTTTATGTTTTGGTTGAATATTTAGGTCTCTCTCAGGAAATCGATTAAATGGAAGCATTCCAGATGCCTTGTCCTTATTAACTCAGCTGTCAAACTTGTGAGTTCTTAAAATGTTTGTCCATTTTGGAAGATAAATGATGTCCATTGATAATTAAGTAACCTTTTCAATGGTTAAATCCTACATGTATTTCATCATCGTGCTGGTTCAATTaatatgttagaaaatgatGTTAAATTGCACTGGcatttctctttctttattcCATTTCCATGCACAATTCATGGAAATCCTATGCCGTGTTTCAGGGATTTGTCGAATAATAACTTGAGTGGTCAGCTGCCTTCCTCAACAGGGAGTTTATCATCTCTTACCACATTGTGAGTAAAATTTCTTGCTgtgaatatattatattttcctACATGTAATGAGgtgttatttattattgattaattttgcaCTTTCAGGCACTTGCAGAATAATCAACTTTCCGGGACCCTTTACGTGTTGCAAGACCTGCCTCTTCAAGACCTGTACAATTCTTACTATGAAattacattttcatatatatccTGCAACTGCATCAATGGCTAGAACTAGATGTATTTTACttgtgattttattattatgcaGGGATATAGAGAACAATTTATTCTCTGGGCCAATTCCTCCAAAATTGTTGTCTATCCCTAATTTCAGGTGAgacatgttttgttttgtagTCTTATTTATTTGCAAAAGTCCCATTTTTCAAGCTTTGGTTCTGGTGTGACAGTATGAGAAATAACAATATATCTTAAACTCTGCAATATGAATCTTTTATTCTAGATGTTTCAAGTATGTTATTATAAGATAGATCGGTTCATTACCTTATTCCAGATCTTTTATTCTAGTTAACATAGTAGCATGTCCTGTGCAGTAAAAATGGGAATCCCTTTAATACTACTATCATTCCATCACCTCCTCTTGCAGCCCCTGCACCAGTAGCTATGGTTCCATCCCCCCGAGAATCGCCTTGGACAGTGGCATATGGTCCTTCTGCCCTGACAGCACGAGTGCCTGCAAGTGCTAGGAGGTCTTTTATGGCTAAGAGTATCATCTGGATTGCTGGTGCAGGTCTTTTTGTATTCATTGTTTTGGGAGTTTGTCTTCTAATGTTGTGTTGCATTAAGAGGAGGCCGCAGAAGAAAAATGCTAAGAAACTTGATGATGTGGGCGTGTTTGGGGGACCTTTGAATAAATCTGCATGCAATGATTATGTTTTTGGAGCAACTAATCAAGAGGAGAAGGGTAAATGTGAAGTACCAAATAGGAGCACAAATTCGAGTCCTAAGGTTCAAGAGGAAGGAGACATATATGTGAAAGTAGTATCTGCAACTTCAGAATGCAATAGTGGTCATCAATCAATGAACACTGGAGGGGGTTCCAAACTTTCACCCCTGCAGCCACCACCAAAACACTCTTTCCCAACCATTTCTGGTGAGAAGATCACTATTAATCCGGCTATAACTACCAAAGAAGCTGAAAAACAAGTTATGACAAATTCCATCAAAGTTTATACTGTTGCATTGCTTCAACAATATACAAATAACTTTTCCCAAGAAAACTGCATTGGGGAAGGCACACTAGGGCCTGTTTATCGGGCTGAACTACCTGATGGAAAGGTAATGTTCTAGCTTCTATGTCTTTATCTATACATAAAAGGATTCTCCTAGTTTTATAACATGTCTATTTTGGCGTTCTTTTGTAATCATTTTCTCTCAAATGTCTCCTCAttaatgaatttcttgtttctCTTTAAACCTGTTATTTTAGAAATTGGAACACATGTTTTTGCCTCTTTGTCTTGCTGCGGCCTGGGTTTTATGAAATAACAAGAATCTGCGTGTGTTTGTTGAGACTTTGTCTGTCACTGCTAATGTTATGATCATATTGAATAGTATTCAAGGCCTATTGATGTATTCTGTTACAATTTGGACCCAACCAATGCTCTCAGAAACTACTCTTCAACCTATCTAAGAACAACTTCTGATCGGGTGGTTTGGTCCACAAAACCATTGTGGTCCAGCCAGCTTTATCTGCAGATATATAATTCATGAACACTGatttaatatatgatattttttgaaACAGAGTTTATATTGGTTTTGGAGAATTTTTAATGAAGCAGAAAATAGCTACACCTATTGCTACAAAGGACAAACAATTTCTGTGACCTAGTAGTCAGCCAGTCCCTCCTGGCTATCTATTGAGTGTTGCATTGATGACCATTGGCTTTGCCCCATTTCATACTTTGTTAGGATAAATATATTGGTTTGTGGTTTTTTATGCTCTGCTCAGCCTTTTAATTGTCCTTTCTTGAGATTATGTGTTGTCTAATTTTCCTGGCTTTACTGCTGTTGACTGGTGCCTCACATGCTTATATCTTTCAAATGTTCTTTTTAGCTATTGGCAGTGAGGAAACTGGATGCTACTGCTTCGATGGGGCAGAGTCATGAGCAATTTCTTCAATTGGTATCCAGCATCTCCAATATTCAGCATGCAAATATTGCAAGACTTGTAGGCTACTGTGTTGAACATAGCCAACGACTACTTGTGTACGAGTATTGCAGTAATGGGACCCTACATAATGTATTGCATGGGGATGATAATCAGCGAATCAAACTTCCATGGAATGCACGCATTCGAGTGGCACTCGGAGCTGCCAGAGCTTTAGAGTGAGTTTAGTGACCAATCCAATTCCATTTTTGTTTAGTTACATAAACTCAATATTGGTAACTAAGTAATACCTTTTGGAGGTGGGAAGCATTGCGTTTATATTTAAGTTGCTGTTATCCTAGAATATGTTAACTGAGACACAGCCATTGGTACTATTGTGGAATAACATAAATTTGAGTCTGTAGTATAAACCAGTTATGTTCAAGACCATTAGCAATAGGTCATGgcattgatttttcttttcatgacgGACTTAACTCTgatattccttttctttctcgTACAAGGTACCTGCACGAGAACTTTAGGCCACCTATTGTGCATCGAAATTTTAGGTCTAATAATGTTCTTCTGAATGACAATTTGGAAGTGTGCATATCTGATTGTGGATTAGGGCCATTGTTGTCATCTGGCTCTACGGGTCAGGtaactcttttattttctcaatctGTGAATCCTCAACTGATATTTATTGAATGCTTTTTAGGCTTCTTAACTATGTAATAGACATTCTTGTAGCTCTGTTGAATGTCATGGAATAACTTGCacaaaagaattatattcataCGTAGAGTAAGTGCAAAAGCGTGTGATAAGATATTTTATCAGAACTTTAGCCTTGTGTTTGGATAGAATATTTTTAGAGGGTAATTCATTTTTAcagaatttgaaatattttatggCAAGAAAGATGATGGTATGGAGTGGAATTTCATATTGTATGAAAGGAGCTACAGTTTATGCCACTATGCAGTGCAACCGTAGCAACCATGATGGTTGCGTGGAAATTctgaatataaaaattgtttggtACTAAGAACCGAAATGGATGATTGGTCTGGTTCATAAACTCTGTtgtatatataactaaaatcgCTTAAATTTACTTCTGATATTCTTAATTTCAGAAAATTGCATTCCATATTTTCGGAGTATGGTTTGTAGGGTGGCAAAAAGTACTACTGATTCAAGTTTATTTCTTCTGTTTTTGTTTCCATTTCTTTCTAACAATGATGCATCTAATCTCAGTTATCAGGGCGCCTCCTTACTGCTTATGGTTACAGTGCCCCAGAATTTGAGTCTGGAAGTTATACACAGCAAAGTGATGTCTTCAGTTTTGGTGTTGTAATGTTAGAACTCCTTACTGGACGAAAATCTCATGACAAGTGAGCAATCCCATTAGCAGTTATGATAGTTGTTGTGTTCATTATCTTTTCCAGATTAACAGAAACAATGCTTAAAATTTTGAACTTGGCTAAAGCATCACAAATGTTTAGGTCACGGCCTCGTGCAGAGCAATTTTTAGTCAGATGGGCTGTCCCTCAACTCCATGACATTGATACATTGTCAAAAATGGTTGATCCCTGCTTGAGCGGAGCCTATCCTATGAAGTCCTTGTCGCGTTTTGCAGATATTGTTTCTTCATGTCTACAGGTAATCTAATAATTTTGGCGAATGTGGCTGTAAGAGTCAAGATTTTCACTATTTCTGATCCCCAAGCTTTTGAAAAgcccaacaaaaaaaaagttagaaaacaCATAAAATGGCATATgatttgaaaggaatgaagttgCTATTTTTGCATGGACTGACTTTTTTACCTACACATTCAGTATTGAATGCTGAAACATTTAGAAGTACAATCATGGCACGGTAGTTGGAAATTTTGTGTGCTACTCTATTCTATGCCAAAGCCTAAAGAAGGAGAAAGTGAAAACGCTTTTAGAAAAaagtgatgttttattttagttatattgTCTTCTGGTTGCATTGCACCATCGTAACTTTAATGGTCAAATATCAAAGTGTGCATTGCTTTGTTGCTAGAAAATATGGTTGCTGAATTCTTGTGCAGTGTTAAATGGAAATGTGCAACTATGACATGAAAAGTCGCAATTAGCTTTTAAGGAACATTGTCGTGAATGTAAAACATATAGCCAATCCATACTAAGTAACTTCACTGCTAAGGTATTAGACACCGCCATGTGAATGTTAAAATGTTCATCAATTTTAAGGGaagaaaaatgtaaagaaaaaaatatgaattataaattcATGAACTTTATATCGTCTATcatctattatttttgtaaatattgtcATTTTATTTCTTCCAGCGTGAACCTGAGTTCCGACCTGCAATGTCGGAAATTGTTCAAGATCTCTTGCGAATGATGTAAAAAAACGTAGCTACCTATGAAAAGATGAATTCCCTTGGCCAAGAAGTGTGCTGATGATAAACCTTGGATCCTAGATCTTGtctattttctatattaattttgtgagccaaatattttttaccttGTGTTGAAAATGTGCTTACTAGTGTAATTATGAGTTAGCAGCAATATTGTGCAATAGTTTAAGCTTCAGTGTTCAGTTTTAGTTACTAAGATGAATTATGTTAATAGTCTAATATGTTATATGGGCTCAGATTCACGAAAGTGTGATCCATCATTGTCCATGGTGTTGTAGACACTATGATTTTCGGCTTATGTATCATGTGTAAAGCATGAACTCACTGTGATCACCCTTTTAGagactaatattttttttttttcattttgtttgtagagaatttatatctatatttgaGGTTTACACTGATATTCTCGAACTTGCCCTAGTTTGGTTACTTTAAGAGCAACATCATTGCGGCTTGGCGAACTTTTCTACTGtgaaaaaaaacaagtttagcCACTAAAGTTACAAAACaaacattattttcaatattacaTTAAAAAGTTTGTATGTAATGGTAGAAATTTGGGTTGATGTTTctctaaaatagttattatatttgtCATGTTTTGTAGTTTGTGGTCACATGATTTATATTATTGACAGTGTATTTAAGTTGGATAAAGTTCACATACCTTCTTTTGGAAACCCAAACCGACCTAAATTTTACATCAATGCATTACGGCTCTAAATGAGGATGAATTGTTTGACTTTCAAAGTAAGTGATTCTATGATTTGGAAGTGTCTTTGAAGAAATTATGTTTTAGCTTTGAAGAAACTTATTGAGAAAGCTTCTTAAAGGTTTCTTTTAACTCATCTAGTTGTTATAAAAGtttttgaacaattattttttgtaagaaGCACAATAAACAGGCTTAACAGTTTATGTAGACATGATAAGGATAAATACTTTAAACGGTTATTTGAACattctcttttttaatattgtagGAAAAtggattatatttatttatctttaatttaataaaaaaatgtttttttatttattactccCTCAAGCAGTAGGCCCAAGCTTTTAGTGTAGTCCATGGGCTTGATGGGCTAAACATCGGTCCGCGATCTAGTTCTAAGATGCACATGGTCATGCGTCGTTGTCATGTTCTAACACCTTTGGGTTGTCATGTTCTAACACCTTTGGgtacattatttttcttgtcGTTTTGTGTTGGCTCgataaagagaaaagagaaaaaggtaAAAGCCTAATACAATGGACTATGAGGGTGAAAGTTGCTGACATCGATAACGACtgcatcaaaattttaaaaagaggCAAACGACAACATGACGGTGCCACGGGTTGTACgacagtttttctttttctccgtTTCTCAGTCAAACATTTCCGTTAtctaatttcattaatttaaaatataaaaaataattagcaagcaagaaaaaataaaacctgGACACACACTTCGATTTTAAGTTCACTTCTTCCGAGGAATTTGTGTGTTCCTGTCTCCTTCTGCCTCTTTAGAGGGTCACACTCCACAAAATtctctttttgatttttatttatgggATTTGATTCcataagaacaaaattaaaaagaaacaaataagaaatagtTTCTacctatattttttcttttaattagcTTGTTAGAAAAGAATAGTGAAAAACAAGTTCAAACTAATATTTATGATCGTTACAAAAGGGTGCTTATTCCTGTCAAACAATTCATGGATTGAAGTTTTTCCCATATTTTTATGCATTCAAAAAGAGGAATGTAATGTGTTTAGTTGAAATAGTGTTTGGTATAATGGAGCAGACATGAGGCTGTGGTGCCAACACTTAGTGAATGAttccttttttctttacttACATTATTTTGATGATGCAAGGGACACTCATGTTTCAGTGAATGTGGTGTTTGTGAAAACATTCTCGTGCTGTCTtgcacatgaaaaacatttcACCAATTGAACGTTGAAGTGTTGAACCCCACATCATATGAGAAATCGAGCGTGGtaaccttttcttttctttaggatgtttacttttataattaagtcAGAAACTGTAGTAATAATTTTGAGCAGGTTCAAAAGGTAATGATAGAAGGAGATCAAGAAAACAAAGACAACAAGGCAAATACATTCCTGTTGAGAGAGATACTTTGTATGTTCGATTTAacgattaaaatataagatttttttaatataaaaaataaacatgagtTGAAATAGTTTAAGTTTCAGTGTAGATCATTCATCCACATAAATTATGAATCATGAATGTAtgtttaacattaaaattagtaaCTAATTGATTTTGTTTCCAAAATCATAAGTACTCGTAAGTATACTTACTTGtcttgatttgaaaaaaaaaaaattgtctgtATTCACCTCTTAAGAATTATTGGATTTTTGTTCTGATTGAATTTTTATAGATTACgaaattaattgaattatgtaAGTGTAAATACTTCAGAATTTATGGTACACTGTGTGTTTGGAAATATGGTAAAGTCCAAAATGATGAAAATTTCTATTTCTACATGCATGAATATGGAAACAAGTGAGTGTCAGAGATTTATGTTGAAGGTGAGTTAAATTGAATCcaatttatattctaaataaaTATGGAAAAAGCTGTTTATATCATTTTAGTCATAAacatttttaggaaaaaaatgtGTGCAATCATGATTGAGATTTTGATATCACTAAATTCAACTACTCACATGCAACTAAACTTTAGCCTGCGGAAATTGGCCCACTGCACTGCCTCTAAGAAATGTTGATTTGATtgcaaagtttttgaattcaCTGAAAGAAACATTTGATCTAAATGAACTCACTGTTAGTCAATGGAAATACACAACGGAATGAAAATGCATTTTATATTGATAAATTAGTCAATGGAATCCCACAAAAATTGCTTAATTTTCAAGTGAGtcagattaatttaaaataattacaataaaaaattaaataaatagtgtAATTATGGAAACCacaaatattaattacattaactttttGTGCAGCAGTTACATTAATTCTTAGACTTCAAACGgcttagttttttaaattaattatcaacACGGTAAGCATTTAtgattttttcaaaatctaTTGAGTTTTGTATTTTCAAAGATGGGGATTTTAATGAATAGAGTTCATGGTTTAAGTAAGTGTTGTTAATGCAGTTGTTATATGAACATCATATTATTGAATGACAATGAAACAtgatatgtttttttctaatgcataatgaaaaa
This portion of the Vigna unguiculata cultivar IT97K-499-35 chromosome 6, ASM411807v1, whole genome shotgun sequence genome encodes:
- the LOC114186645 gene encoding protein STRUBBELIG-RECEPTOR FAMILY 3-like isoform X3, translated to MTSTKLELHVGIFVTCVVILAGTFCVGDTDVVDVGAINSLYVSLGSPPLQGWKSVGGDPCLELWQGVACVFSNITAIHLGSMNLGGQLGSNLNFPSILELDLSNNHIEGPIPFTLPPTLRSLSLSGNRLNGSIPDALSLLTQLSNLDLSNNNLSGQLPSSTGSLSSLTTLHLQNNQLSGTLYVLQDLPLQDLDIENNLFSGPIPPKLLSIPNFSKNGNPFNTTIIPSPPLAAPAPVAMVPSPRESPWTVAYGPSALTARVPASARRSFMAKSIIWIAGAGLFVFIVLGVCLLMLCCIKRRPQKKNAKKLDDVGVFGGPLNKSACNDYVFGATNQEEKGKCEVPNRSTNSSPKVQEEGDIYVKVVSATSECNSGHQSMNTGGGSKLSPLQPPPKHSFPTISGEKITINPAITTKEAEKQVMTNSIKVYTVALLQQYTNNFSQENCIGEGTLGPVYRAELPDGKLLAVRKLDATASMGQSHEQFLQLVSSISNIQHANIARLVGYCVEHSQRLLVYEYCSNGTLHNVLHGDDNQRIKLPWNARIRVALGAARALEYLHENFRPPIVHRNFRSNNVLLNDNLEVCISDCGLGPLLSSGSTGQLSGRLLTAYGYSAPEFESGSYTQQSDVFSFGVVMLELLTGRKSHDNITNV
- the LOC114186645 gene encoding protein STRUBBELIG-RECEPTOR FAMILY 3-like isoform X1, with the protein product MTSTKLELHVGIFVTCVVILAGTFCVGDTDVVDVGAINSLYVSLGSPPLQGWKSVGGDPCLELWQGVACVFSNITAIHLGSMNLGGQLGSNLNFPSILELDLSNNHIEGPIPFTLPPTLRSLSLSGNRLNGSIPDALSLLTQLSNLDLSNNNLSGQLPSSTGSLSSLTTLHLQNNQLSGTLYVLQDLPLQDLDIENNLFSGPIPPKLLSIPNFSKNGNPFNTTIIPSPPLAAPAPVAMVPSPRESPWTVAYGPSALTARVPASARRSFMAKSIIWIAGAGLFVFIVLGVCLLMLCCIKRRPQKKNAKKLDDVGVFGGPLNKSACNDYVFGATNQEEKGKCEVPNRSTNSSPKVQEEGDIYVKVVSATSECNSGHQSMNTGGGSKLSPLQPPPKHSFPTISGEKITINPAITTKEAEKQVMTNSIKVYTVALLQQYTNNFSQENCIGEGTLGPVYRAELPDGKLLAVRKLDATASMGQSHEQFLQLVSSISNIQHANIARLVGYCVEHSQRLLVYEYCSNGTLHNVLHGDDNQRIKLPWNARIRVALGAARALEYLHENFRPPIVHRNFRSNNVLLNDNLEVCISDCGLGPLLSSGSTGQLSGRLLTAYGYSAPEFESGSYTQQSDVFSFGVVMLELLTGRKSHDKSRPRAEQFLVRWAVPQLHDIDTLSKMVDPCLSGAYPMKSLSRFADIVSSCLQREPEFRPAMSEIVQDLLRMM
- the LOC114186645 gene encoding protein STRUBBELIG-RECEPTOR FAMILY 3-like isoform X2 — encoded protein: MMLRLLLREGTIKPKKNSKKIIGAINSLYVSLGSPPLQGWKSVGGDPCLELWQGVACVFSNITAIHLGSMNLGGQLGSNLNFPSILELDLSNNHIEGPIPFTLPPTLRSLSLSGNRLNGSIPDALSLLTQLSNLDLSNNNLSGQLPSSTGSLSSLTTLHLQNNQLSGTLYVLQDLPLQDLDIENNLFSGPIPPKLLSIPNFSKNGNPFNTTIIPSPPLAAPAPVAMVPSPRESPWTVAYGPSALTARVPASARRSFMAKSIIWIAGAGLFVFIVLGVCLLMLCCIKRRPQKKNAKKLDDVGVFGGPLNKSACNDYVFGATNQEEKGKCEVPNRSTNSSPKVQEEGDIYVKVVSATSECNSGHQSMNTGGGSKLSPLQPPPKHSFPTISGEKITINPAITTKEAEKQVMTNSIKVYTVALLQQYTNNFSQENCIGEGTLGPVYRAELPDGKLLAVRKLDATASMGQSHEQFLQLVSSISNIQHANIARLVGYCVEHSQRLLVYEYCSNGTLHNVLHGDDNQRIKLPWNARIRVALGAARALEYLHENFRPPIVHRNFRSNNVLLNDNLEVCISDCGLGPLLSSGSTGQLSGRLLTAYGYSAPEFESGSYTQQSDVFSFGVVMLELLTGRKSHDKSRPRAEQFLVRWAVPQLHDIDTLSKMVDPCLSGAYPMKSLSRFADIVSSCLQREPEFRPAMSEIVQDLLRMM